Proteins encoded in a region of the Anopheles aquasalis chromosome 2, idAnoAquaMG_Q_19, whole genome shotgun sequence genome:
- the LOC126581282 gene encoding leucine-rich repeat neuronal protein 1-like gives MLPLAPWLLLVCFAIVPSPVVSPLPLHELPAFCSYLSCEIDGDRKASVRYYQPLWSGGMSGQFDFRTWNWTELHEMPVTDGAPLEVNFSGLDVMEIDSLYGYERITSLILDENQISKLERESFENFKRLTKLSLRQNAITELKVLLHRNNELQYLDLSHNQITRLDAFKEHPLLSWPRLTHLNLSFNRIETITHQLSKLEQLVWLDLSNNQIHRDGGNPMILPNNLRELAMNSNRLTDWPFDSIPPSVSHLSMCCNELQTLKPAMGVQWLDLSHNSLAHMETDTFPAVEELNISSNYFDSLPFLSNSSDSWPLKRLICNRMPNLRAIDKNFIAKAANLVELEITICPKLTSLEPELFMGLKALERLDLSYNGFQQVPEQLVHWNRIKHGVNLQGNPFNCKCSLQWMLDKLIPEMKRNRELHHLFPHLRCARPAIFQGQLLVHLTAYDNALCKSTRELIGMEHVITVADTSEFWLAVQKTILVVLIVCIVIVACYLVYLKRKPRYTVIPKNIWNYKSGT, from the exons ATGCTACCTTTAGCGCCAtggctgctgcttgtttgcttcGCCATCGTTCCATCACCGGTCGTGAGTCCTTTGCCTTTACACGAATTGCCTGCGTTTTGCAGTTACTTAAGCTGCGAAATCGATGGCGACCGTAAGGCTTCCGTTCGCTACTACCAACCACTATGGAGTGGCGGGATGTCTGGACAGTTCGATTTTCGCACCTGGAATTGGACGGAGTTGCACGAGATGCCGGTAACCGATGGTGCCCCACTGGAGGTGAACTTTAGCGGACTCGATGTGATGGAAATCGATAG CCTATACGGGTACGAGCGCATCACGAGCCTGATACTAGACGAGAATCAAATTTCAAAGCTAGAACGAGAATCGTTTGAAAACTTTAAACGTTTAACTAAGCTTTCGTTGCGCCAAAACGCCATCACAGAGCTAAAAG TTCTGTTACATCGCAACAATGAGCTACAGTATCTGGATCTTTCGCACAATCAAATCACAAGGTTGGACGCTTTTAAGGAGCACCCACTGCTGTCGTGGCCCCGCTTGACGCACCTGAATCTGTCCTTTAACCGCATCGAAACCATCACGCATCAGCTGTCCAAGCTGGAGCAGCTGGTATGGCTCGATCTCTCCAACAATCAGATACACCGTGACGGAGGGAACCCAATGATCCTGCCGAACAACCTGCGCGAACTGGCCATGAACAGCAATCGGTTAACGGATTggccattcgattcgataccACCGTCCGTGAGTCACCTGTCGATGTGCTGCAACGAGCTGCAGACCCTCAAGCCGGCCATGGGTGTGCAGTGGCTCGATCTATCGCACAACAGCTTGGCGCACATGGAGACGGACACGTTTCCAGCAGTCGAAGAGCTGAATATTTCCAGTAATTACTTCGATAGCTTACCGTTTCTGAGCAACTCATCAGACTCTTGGCCCTTGAAGCGTCTCATCTGTAATCGCATGCCCAACCTACGAGCTATCGATAAGAACTTCATTGCGAAAGCAG CCAATTTGGTGGAACTTGAAATTACGATCTGTCCTAAACTGACCAGCCTGGAGCCGGAACTCTTTATGGGACTTAAAGCACTGGAACGG CTGGACCTCAGCTACAATGGATTCCAGCAGGTACCGGAGCAGCTGGTCCACTGGAATCGCATCAAGCACGGAGTGAACCTGCAAGGCAATCCATTCAACTGTAAATGCTCGCTCCAGTGGATGTTGGATAAGCTTATCCCTGAGATGAAACGTAACCGGGAGTTGCACCATCTGTTTCCACATTTGCGTTGTGCCCGGCCGGCGATCTTTCAGGGTCAACTGCTCGTTCACCTGACGGCGTACGACAATGCCCTCTGCAAATCAACTCGAGAGCTGATCGGTATGGAGCATGTGATAACGGTGGCCGATACTTCCGAGTTCTGGCTAGCGGTGCAGAAGACGATACTGGTTGTCCTGATCGTTTGCATCGTGATCGTCGCCTGTTATCTGGTTTATCTCAAGCGGAAACCTCGGTACACGGTGATACCGAAGAATATATGGAATTACAAGTCGGGCACGTAG
- the LOC126570529 gene encoding protein PTCD3 homolog, mitochondrial — protein sequence MHNLCKSLYRLRLHTCHRKPAFQHVLAANQSTTAEPEKIIIPRRIERGPTDILMALSGTVGFDPTAPHFKYHDDPYLIPTSNANKRTFALAQEAGRKAANWIRQENAKLFQHQEADPPIQAFAPTMVYSEESQVEETDLQSLIDRVEVKDAILVYGLLTKNGIAISDELKQRLLELLCFYNHEDTLPEQLIEERWFRQGTVGRERQRKTWKDFELAEQLFHAIETKRPEHYCALIRGMARFFQVEKAWALYQETIEKGIELDTNTYNSLLLIASFLRESYDKRWDLVCEVMSSMKQQGLRPNLGTLNGVLQTITTIGGYNHPRTYALKTLAEFKQLGIEPSLASWYYLLVIFCRERGPVSHVLHDIMNEIEGKHFTVQDPKDTFFFVTAMDVCRNHLNDKELAKRVNQLLHLGENYNLIGDSYKESIYYRHYFTLLATTEPLESFLETYHLLVPNVYIPEPSVMEDILRSVEMSSAIEHVPLLWSHMVQFDHTGRENLVNLLLHIMTSNPPTSGEPRHADLGQSFANIAWEAWKRQEDRAAGPRATGTTGISGQMLGDVLLLCCRANDYEKAVAVFTKLSKEQNTIVGDPRVDGLREFVGQCITNGAPSVAIQCLQYCSENGFPEAVELGRQIFNGFTLDQNQISKIRSLVGAEAVNPVVQENQEKKE from the coding sequence atgcacaATCTGTGCAAATCGTTGTACCGGTTACGGTTGCACACGTGCCACCGCAAGCCCGCCTTCCAGCACGTGCTAGCCGCGAATCAGAGCACGACCGCGGAACCGGAGAAAATCATCATCCCGCGAAGGATCGAGCGTGGCCCAACCGATATCCTGATGGCCCTGTCCGGTACGGTGGGATTCGATCCGACTGCACCGCATTTCAAGTACCACGACGATCCGTATCTCATTCCCACGTCgaacgcaaacaaacgaacgttCGCGCTCGCTCAGGAAGCCGGCCGGAAGGCGGCCAACTGGATCCGGCAGGAGAATGCGAAGCTCTTTCAGCACCAGGAGGCCGATCCGCCAATCCAGGCGTTCGCACCCACGATGGTGTACAGCGAAGAGAGCCAGGTCGAGGAAACGGACCTGCAGAGCCTGATCGATCGGGTCGAGGTGAAGGATGCGATCCTCGTGTACGGATTGCTCACCAAGAACGGTATCGCGATCAGTGACGAGCTGAAGCAACGACTACTGGAGCTGCTGTGTTTCTACAACCACGAGGACACACTACCggagcagctgatcgaggAACGTTGGTTCCGCCAGGGGACTGTGGGGCGTGAACGGCAACGTAAAACGTGGAAAGACTTCGAGCTGGCGGAGCAGCTGTTTCATgccatcgaaacgaaacgaccgGAGCACTACTGTGCCCTGATCCGCGGTATGGCGCGGTTCTTCCAGGTGGAGAAGGCTTGGGCCCTGTACCAGGAGACGATCGAGAAGGGTATCGAGCTGGACACGAACACTTACAACTCACTGCTCCTGATTGCCTCGTTCCTGCGCGAAAGCTACGACAAACGATGGGATCTCGTGTGTGAGGTCATGTCCTCGATGAAGCAGCAAGGCCTGCGGCCTAATCTGGGCACACTGAACGGAGTGCTGCAGACGATCACGACCATCGGCGGGTACAATCATCCGCGGACGTACGCGTTGAAAACGTTGGCAGAGTTCAAGCAGCTTGGGATTGAGCCATCGCTTGCCAGCTGGTACTATCTGCTGGTCATCTTCTGTCGCGAGCGAGGCCCTGTCAGCCACGTGCTGCACGACATCATGAACGAGATCGAGGGCAAGCATTTCACGGTTCAGGATCCGAAGGATACGTTCTTTTTCGTAACGGCCATGGACGTTTGCCGGAATCATCTGAACGATAAGGAGCTGGCAAAGCGTGTTAACCAGCTGCTGCATCTCGGCGAGAACTACAATCTGATTGGTGATTCGTACAAGGAATCCATCTACTATCGCCACTACTTTACGCTACTCGCAACGACTGAACCACTAGAGAGCTTCCTCGAAACCTACCACCTACTCGTACCGAACGTCTACATACCGGAGCCGTCGGTAATGGAGGACATTCTGCGTTCGGTCGAGATGAGCAGCGCCATCGAGCACGTACCGCTCCTGTGGTCCCACATGGTACAGTTCGATCATACGGGGCGCGAGAACCTAGTCAACCTGCTGCTCCACATCATGACCAGTAATCCACCGACCAGCGGTGAACCGCGGCATGCCGATCTAGGTCAAAGCTTTGCCAACATTGCCTGGGAGGCCTGGAAGCGTCAGGAGGATCGAGCAGCCGGACCAAGAGCAACTGGTACGACGGGCATTTCCGGGCAGATGCTCGGtgatgtgctgttgctgtgctgccGCGCTAACGACTACGAAAAAGCAGTGGCCGTCTTCACGAAGCTTAGCAAGGAACAGAACACCATCGTCGGGGATCCACGGGTGGATGGATTGCGTGAGTTCGTGGGACAATGCATTACGAATGGCGCACCATCAGTGGCCATCCAGTGTTTGCAGTATTGCAGCGAGAACGGATTCCCGGAAGCCGTGGAACTGGGTCGACAGATTTTCAATGGCTTTACGCTCGATCAGAACCAGATTTCAAAGATCAGAAGCTTGGTCGGTGCGGAAGCTGTTAACCCGGTGGTTCAGGAGAaccaggagaagaaggaatag
- the LOC126577504 gene encoding uncharacterized protein LOC126577504: MSETQSTVRRTVQFVCDLCRQHYSTFEILMTHNRLRHYHTIKFGCGYCNESFRNEDDLYCHFVLTHHVDPYEARGPADQPRNASESDDGDATEELLSPAVRRVDETCPQMRLISESDDGSEFGPDGDEDDGSESVDSDTELNYNELYIRRKQSALTQEEISEMADVFKKTVQATYTTKCTF, from the exons ATGTCGGAAACCCAA TCAACGGTACGGCGTACGGTGCAGTTTGTGTGTGATCTGTGCCGTCAGCACTATTCCACCTTCGAGATCCTGATGACTCACAACCGGCTGCGACACTATCATACGATCAAGTTCGGTTGTGGATACTGCAACGAATCGTTTCGCAACGAGGACGATCTGTACTGCCACTTTGTCCTGACGCATCACGTGGATCCGTATGAGGCTCGTGGTCCGGCCGATCAACCACGGAATGCCAGCGAatcggatgatggtgatgcgacCGAGGAACTACTGTCGCCCGCCGTCCGAAGAGTGGACGAAACGTGCCCCCAGATGCGGCTGATCAGCGAAAGTGACGATGGATCTGAGTTCGGgccggatggtgatgaggatgatggtagCGAATCGGTCGACAGCGATACGGAACTGAACTACAACGAGCTGTACATAAGACGCAAACAGAGTGCCCTGACGCAGGAAGAGATCTCCGAGATGGCCGACGTGTTCAAAAAGACGGTCCAGGCTACCTACACAACAAAGTGTACGTTCTGA